From Pedobacter sp. MC2016-14:
CCTTAACGTCATTCCGAACGAGCGCAGCGAGGAGGAATCTATTAATCTCAGGGAAATTTATTTTACAAAAATTTGCAGATATCGAAACTAATCTGTTTATTTGAATTATATCTCCCTAAGATATTGTAATGATACTAAATCTTATACCGCTTGCGGTATGTTGTTAATACCCTTTCAGGTTCGCTTTAAGCGGCACGAAAGTGGAAGATGATTTGGCCGAGAGGCCAATTGTGTGTGAGGAAAATTTTGAATAAGATTGCCATAACAAACAAGATAAATTAACAACAAACAACACCACATGTTTAAACGCCCTTTCTCATTCGACGGCCGCATACGCAGGCTTGAATACGGATACAGCTATTTGATCTATTTTGCCATAGCCATGGTGGTTGGTATCACTTTTACAGTGCTATTTACCTCATCAGACCGTTCAAAAGCACCTGGTGCCAACATGGCGCTGATATATCTATTTTACATCCCAATCGGCTGGTTTTTGTTGGCGCAAGGGGCAAAGCGATGTCATGACCTCGGTAAAAGTGGCTGGTGGCAATTGATCCCTTTTTATTTTTTCTGGCTCCTTTTTCAAGAGGGCGAATTTCATGAAAATGAATACGGTGCCAATCCTAAGGGTATAGACATCACAAATCCAGATCATTTTTCCGCTCGTTCAACTGATTCAAACTCACCAAATATAAACCCATCTAATTAACACATCATGTTTAAACGCCCTTTCTCATTTGACGGCCGCATCCGTAGGCTTGAATACGGTTACAGCGCTATCATTCATTTAGTTGCATATTTAATTTATGAATATTGTCTTATAGGTGCTGGCCCTATGATAGTAATAATAGGCTCTGTGTTTTTTATTCCACCTACAATATTCATACTTGCACAAGGTGCAAAAAGATGCCACGATTTAGATAGAAATGGTTGGTGGCAAGTCATACCATTTTATGGAATTAAGTTACTTTTTAAAGAAGGTGAGCCTCTCGATAACGAATACGGCTCAAGCCCTAAAGGAATCAATTTAAATGAAGCCGATCCTTTTGGGCATTTTACACCAGAGACAATAGATACTGATAAAAACCAAATATAAACCTCATTTAAATTAGCTCCATATGTTTAAAAACCCTTTTACTTTTGATGGCCGAATCAGGAGATTAGAATACGCGCTCAGCTGGGCCATTTATATTGCCGGTGCACTTATAGTAGGCATTTTAGTAGGTGTAGGTTTCGTGGTGACAGGTCATTCCGAAATGGTTGAATCGCCAATCACAGAATATGTGGTTTCCGCATTATGCTTTCCGCTCTATTTGTTCCTGCTTGCCCAGGGCGCTAAACGATGTCATGATTTAGGTAGAAATGGATGGTATCAAATCATCCCGTTTTACTTTTTGGTACTGTTGTTTGGAGATGGCGATCGCTATGAAAACGAATACGGAGTGAATCCAAAATATCCAGATCCCGAAGGTCAAAGTGTGCTCTCCGGTGATCCTTTTGGCCATTTTGGCGAAGCGAAAACTGATAAGATACAGGTTAAGCAACCGATTAAAGAAGTGGAACCGATTGACCAGGTAGATGGAGAAGGAATTATTATACCCGCTGATCAGAAAACTAACCAGATATGATATACTTAATTAACTTGTTATGTTTGGACGCCATTTCTAATTTTGTGGGCACTAATTTAGACATCTAGCAATTTCAATATCTTTAATTTAACAAAGTAAAACAACTTAGTATGCATAACGATAAAATTAAAGATATAGCTACAAGACTAGAACAAGGACAATTGGTTGATACTGTGTCTGTTAGAACTTTATTAAGTTGGTTTTGGGGATCTAAAAGACGGGGATGGTGGGTTGTAAAAATAATCAAAGAGACATTGGCGGAAGAGGGGATAGAGACATTTCCAGACTTTAGTAGCGCATATATAGATTCGTTAATTCAATTTAGAAAAGTTACTATTAATGAAATAAAAAAGGCCTCTAAGAAAGAAGAAGAGGTTGGCCCCACATCGGAAAATATTGCAGATAAAAGTTTTGACGAGCTTCTGAACATCGACGACCCAACATACAGAATTTCAAGATTGGAAGCCGCGAATAAAACCTTAATTTTTGTAAAACCAGATAGCGCTTTGTCTGAAGCGATAACACAAATGATAACTTACGACTTTTCACAACTACCAGTTATGCAAAGTACTAAGAGAGATTTAAAAGGAGTTATTAGCTGGAGATCAATCGGTCAAAAACTTTCTGTCGGTAAGAAGTCAGCTACAGTGAGAGATTTAATGGAGCCTACATTTCAATTAATAGACTCTGATACTTCATTATTCAAAGCCATACCAATTATTATTGAACATGACTACGTTTTAATAAGTAATAAGTCCAAAGAAATATGCGGAATCGTTACTGCTAGCGATTTAAGTCTACAATTTAAACAGTTGACAGAACCTTTCCTCCTGGTAGCTGAAATCGAAAATCATCTTCGTCAAATACTAGGTAGACTTGAAAAGGAAGTTCTTGAAAAGGGAAAAGACGAACGAGATAGTGAGAGAATTGTAGCATCTGTTGTAGATTTAACATTTGGTGAATATTTACGTTTGTGCCAGAATCCAACAATTTGGGAACAACTTTTTCTTGAGATTGACCGAGACATTTTCTGCAAAAACTTAGAAAAAGTTAAAGATATAAGAAACAATATTATGCATTTTGATCCGGACGGGCTGGAGGATGAAAATGTCGAGGTTCTAAGAAACTTCGTGAGATTACTTCAGACCTTGCGTAGTCTACAAGTGTTTTGATATAGAGTTAGGCGACGAGCTATATAGATATTGAAACAGCGATTGATTATGAAATATAGCCACCAGATAATAATTGTAGAATGTAAGTGCCATCTAATTTCTCAATCAACAGTTTTTGTAGATTATGTGACTCTACATAGAAATTCAAAAAATAAAATAATATAAATGGCATTAAGCGCAAATTCACTTATTCATTACACCTCGGAGTTAGACAATTTGCTAGGTATTATCAGCTCCAGTGGATTCCGATATTCATATTGCGAAGAAAAAGTAATAACTAGAGGTAATAAAAGTTTTAGTGCAGCTATAGCGATGGTGTCATTCTGCGATATTCCTCTTTCTGATTATAAAAAGCACTTTTATAACAAGAGAAATAGTGGAGATTTGGGTTATTACGGCGACTATGGAATAGGTTTGTCAAAAAAATGGGCAAATCGCAATGGCCTTAACTCAATATTTTATATTGAATATAAGTCTTTTGTCGGCACAGCGATACGTAAAGATTTTAAAAATTTCATTAATGGTAACAGATTTATAGACCATGCAGTCCCACCTCAAGTATTTTTATATTGTAAAAATTATCAAGGTGAGCTCTTCAGAAAGGAGGCCTCAGTTATAAAAGAATATCGCTTTTATGACGAAAGGGAGTGGCGTCTAGTTCCAGATAATAAGATGTTGAATTATCAGCCACCCGTTATAGATATATCTAATTATAGAAAAGAAAAGGCAACTTATAATGCTAGAATAAGTGCTAATTTACTTTCTTTTGAACTTGAAGATATATCATATATTATTGTTAGAGAGGAAAGTGAGGTGCCGTTAATTTATAGTAAACTCCAAAACGTTTTCCATAAAGATCTTATAGATTTAATAGCGATACGTGTACTTACCTCTGAGCAAATAATCAGCGACTTTTAATGAATAATGTTGTAAGACTTCGAAGGAACAACTTGAATTAGTTAAATATATTGAATAATGCCTGGCAATTAAAAGGTGTTATCTATAGCAAAATGTCAATCTGCTATTTATCTATATTTAAGCGCAGTGGTTGCATATGAAAACTTCTATTTCTTACTTACTATTTTATCCTATTTGCGCTACAACAATCTCTTCGATTAGATTAACAAACTAATCCATGATTCAATATAGCTATAAATGGCTAATCATAAAAAGCGAGGGATGTGTTGTAGTTACCAAGTTAAGTAATAATGTGGATTTCAATGAATATCTTATTACTGCAAAGTGCTTAATGAGGTAACCTAACATTCCTCAAAAGCTAATCTCCACTTTCGCCAGCGTTGTAACAATAAGAGGCCTTTCAACTATGTTAAAATTTCACCATCTTGCACAACTAGTATTTTCAAATTCTAATAATTTCACATATCTGAATATCAGAACAGTAATGAAATGAATTAAAAAAAAAAATTTGGTGTTGCGTCATTTAGGGGATTTTACTTCTGAAAAAATACAATATATGACCTACTTATACATTATAAACGCAGATATATATAACATCGCATTTAAAAGAACTAAAAAAGCATGAGCATTAATATTCTGAAATACGAATCAGACGTATGGCGTACAGCCGATCTACTTATTGGAGCTGGAATCAAACAGAGTGATTTTCCTAAATATATGATGCCTTATTTCGCCCTATTGATGGTTGAAAGCAGGTTAATACGAGAAGCAAACAGATTGGCGGAAGAAATAGGTAAAGAAAGTATTGAAGATTTTGTAGAGGAGTTCCAGTTAGCAGGATTAGGATATAATGACTACATCATCCGAAAAGGTAAATCCCTAAAAGATATTTGCAAGAACGACAAGGCTTTTGACTCTGATTTTCACCTCTACTTAAAATCTTTTGACCCTGAAACAAAATATTTGTTGGGAGTTGACAAAGGGACAGAGGATGAGAAATTTCTGGATATTTCAGGCATAAGCGGTCAGCTTAAAAAGAAAAGAATATTATTTGAAACGGTACAGGCTTGGAGCGAAATTGACCTTACACCCTTTAATAACTCTGAAATAACCACTCTTGAGGAACACATTAAAAGAAAATGGGCAGATATTTCAGCAGAAACAGCCGGAGAACAGTACACTCCGGACGATATTATTTCGCTTATCTCGGACCTTATTGCCTCTAAAATTGAGGATAATGGGAAGTTCCTTACGATATATGACCCTACTTGCGGAGGTGGCAACTTACTCTTTGGTGTAGAGGATAAAATCAAAGAGAAATTCAAAAGACCTACGAAAACATTTGGTGAAGACTGGAGCGATAGCCTTTATGCCCTGGCGAAGATAGAGAGTCGTTTTAGGGCTGATTCAGAAATCAAATATGGCAATACACTTACCAACATATCTTTCATTGAAAAGCGATTTGATATAGTAGTTGCTAATCCACCTTACGGTGTAGATTGGAAAGGCTACCAGAAAGATATTCAGAACGATACTACTGAACGCTTTGTCGCACTCCCGTCTATTTCAGATGGTCAATTCCTGTTTACGCAACATATCTTATACCAATTAGCGAATGATGGGTTTTCGGTAGTCGTTCATAATGGTTCCACACTGTTTAGTGGTGATGCAGGTAGTGGTGAAAGCACTATTAGAAAACACTTTTTTGACAATGATTGGGTGGAAGGTATCGTTCAAATGCCTACGGATGAATTTTTCAACACAGGTATTTATACCTACCTGTGGATATTCAATAAAAATAAACCTGTCGAAAGAAAAGACAAAGTAATCCTAATCAATGCAAGTGAACTGTATGAAGGACTTAAAAAGAGCAAGGGTAAGAAGCGTAAACAAATGAATCTTGACAATAGGACTGAAATTGTAAAAGCATTCACCGACTTCAAAGAAAATGAATTTTGTAAAGTATTCGACAAATGGCATTTTTACTACAACAGGCAGAGCATTCTGCTTACTAATGTGGATATAAATGGCAAATTCATTGAAATGCCAGTTAAGGAAACCAAAGAGGGTGAAAAAGTAGAAGCAAAATCCATCAAGCTCGATCCGGTGAAAATTACGATTACCGATGAAACTGGTACAGTTACTTTCACAGACTTTGAAATTACCGAATTTGATAAAACAAAGTACCCATCATTGGATGCAAAATTCAATGAAGAAATAAAGCCAAATATTGCTGCAATTGACTATAAAGAACAGAACGCAAAATTATTCACGAAGAAGGCTATCTATTGGTATGATGAAGATAAAGAAACTATTATTGAGGAGGCTAATGGCAAAAAAACCGAATTGGGTTGCGGAAAAATAATCATCAAAGCAACCTTTAAGAAGGCCACCAAAACCAAAGAGGCTTGCGTAACTATTTCGGTAGAAATAACCAAAGATATGGAAAAGGACTATGAAATTATACCCTATTCACCGATTGAAAATGAAAACCAGCAGACGATAGTCAATTTTATGACTAAATATGTAACTAAGCCATTTAAGTATGTGGACAATGTGGTTGGGGTGGAAATCAACTTCAACAAAGTCTTTTACATACCCGAGAAGCTGCGAGAAGTTTATACTATCGATGCTGATTTAGAAGCGTTGGAAAATGATTTAACCAACTTAGAAAAGGAATTGGCTTTATGATGAAACACAACTCATATAGGGATTCTGAGCTTGACTGGTTGAGTAAGGTTCCATCCACTTGGCAAGTGCTGAGAGTTAAGGACATTACTATAAAAATCGGAAGTGGCGTTACTCCTAAAGGTGGAAGTGAAGTGTATGTTGATTCAGGCATTCCCCTTCTAAGAAGCCAAAATGTCTATGATGATGGATTGAGAATTGATGATGTGTCATTCATTGATGAGGAAACTCATCATAAAATGAAAAACTCGCAGCTCAAACCTTTTGATATTTTAATCAATATCACTGGTGCTTCCATTGGAAGATCTTGTATTGTTCCTGATAGCCTCCCAACAGCTAATATTAACCAGCACATCATTTACATTAGGATGAAAAAATCCTTAGTGCCTTATGTTTCTTATTATTTTAAATCAAATGCACTCAAAGAATATATTAATCTAATTCAGGCAGGTTCCTCAAAAGAAGCCCTAAACATGGGACAAACTTTGAGCACACCGATCCTTTTGCCAAGTCAAGCAGAACAAACCGCCATTGCCGAATATCTCGACACAAAGACCCAAGCAATAGATAAGAAAGTAAGCTTACTGGAAAAGAAAATAGGCTACTATCAAGAATTGCGTAAAAGTCTGATAAATAAAACAGTTACTCAAGGGCTTGATAAAAATGTAAAGCTTAAAGACAGTGGAATTGATTGGATTGGGCAGATACCGGAACACTGGGAGGTGAAAAGATTTAAAAGTTTTGCAAAGACGATTAAAGGAAAAAATCTTAATACCTCAGACTTTCATTTTGATAACGCACTACCATTATTAAGTCTAGAATACCTAAGGAATGAAAGTGTGAAGTTTGACACTTTTGCTTACAGTGCTGATAAATCTATTAAGGCAACAAAAAAAGACCTTATTATCGTTTGGGATGGTGCTGCTGTAGGTGAAATATTGAAAGCAAAAGAGGGATATATTTCAAGCACGATAGCCAAAATAAAATTTCAAAGAGAAGTTAGTTCAAGATTCTTTTACTTTTTGCGAGACACTTTAGATTACACATTGAAACAAATTCCGACAGGGATGGGCATTCCGCATTTAAATCCTACAGTGCTTAATAATTTCCCATGCCCAGCACCCCCACTAGCAGAGCAAATACTAATAGCTGAATTTTTAGAAAAGAAGATTGGATTGATCGAAAAAATCATTACAAATATTCAATACCAGGCAACCGCCCTCAAGGAGCTTCGCAAAACACTAATTAATGATGTGGTAACTGGTAAAATCAAAGTAATTAAAGATTAAGATGAAGGAATTAGACTTACAAGATAAATACCTTATCAACTTTCTTTGTGAACGGCCTGATGGCCTGCTTTATAAAGAAGCGAAAGCCAATACTGTATCGCCTAATTTCTTCATCATTGAGGATTTAAAATATTTCATTTCCGAAACGGAACTGAACAAAGCGAATTATAAAAAGCTGCTAAAAAAGTTCAGTAGTGAGAAAGACCTACTAAATGCGTTTGCGCTTTTCTTGGATGAGAAAGTAAAATCCTCCATGAATATGGCCATATTCATCAATACTAATAAATCGGTTACGTTTGAAGGCATCAAGCTGCATTTGTTCTATCCAAGTGGCAGCGAGTTTGAGGAAGATAAATTGTTTGACCAAAATGTCTTTTCGGTTGTTCAGGAAATGCCCTACACCTTCAAGTATGAAGGCAAGCAATATTTTTCATTCCGGCCGGATTTATCCTTTTTTCTTAATGGTATTTACTTAGGCTATAGTGAACTAAAAAGCAACTGGACAAATCAGACAGCTACAAAAAACGGGCGAAGAAAAGTTAGCAATGACTACTTGAATGCAGTTCAGGAGTATTTAACAATTGCTGACAAGAATGACTTGTCCCTATCCATTCGCAAAGATTTTTTAAAAATATTTGAGAAGGCTATTCACATCACTTCTACCGATATTTCCGAAACCTATGTAATACGTAATATTTCTAATCAGTTTGATGAAATTAAAACCACTGTAATCAACGGTAGTTATGATTTTGAACAGTACGAAAAGAAGATACTAAAAGATTTTAAGCCTTATCCACTCCGTAACAAGGAAGCATCCAAGACGCAGCGTTTTGAAGAGGTGTTCAAAGCCCTTTACGACAAGAAAATGATAGAGAAAGAAATTCTCTATTACAATTTTATTGAACGTGAATTGATAAAAAAAGAAGGAAGCAGAGCAAAAGAATATAAACACAATGACGGTAGGTTAATTAGTCCAAGGCCTAAACAAAAATTCGGAACTGATAAAGTTCTTTCTAAAATCAATGAATTTCTGGAGCATGAAAATGAGCCTGACTATTTCATAAAGAAGCTGGATTCAGAATTGAGAGCTAAAGGAATTGGTGATAACCAAATCAAAGAGTTGATCGCCAAACGCCAGAAATATCAGAATAATAAGACTGTTTATTCGCTCTTATTGCAGTATGCAGCAGGATTCGGGAAAAGTAATATCATTGGCTGGACAGCCCTGCAATTAAAAGATCTTCGCAAAGATGGTCTGTATGTCTATGATAAAGTGATGTTGGTTGTTGATAGATTACAACTCCGGGATCAACTTGATTCAAAGCTACATAACATGAATATTCAGAAAGGAATGTTCATTGAAGCCTCAGACAAAAAAAGCTTTATCACTGCTCTTAGCAGTGATAAAAGGATTGTGGTTGTCAACCTACAAAAGTTTACCGCTGTAAATAGCATTATGGATGAAGCGATAGTAAAAAAGCTGTCTAAATTAAGGATAGCTTTCCTGATCGATGAAATCCACAGAAGCAACAGTGGTGTTCAACATGAAGAAATGATAAGTGTATTTGACGAACTACAAAGCAGTTTTGATCAAAGTAAAGAGTATCAGGCACAGCACACCAAGAAAAATTTAATTGTTGGTTTCACCGCCACACCAAGCGACCATACCTTAGCCAGATTTGGAGAGTTTAATAAATATGCGGAATCCGAGAAAATTTGGATTCCATTTGATAGCTATACCATGCGGGAAGCGATTGAAGATGGTTACATTTTAAACCCGATTAGAGGTATAGTTCCCGTTTCAGCAAAGATGTTTTTTGAAATTCCTGACAACGACCTTGAAGGTTTTGAAGGCGATTTAGGTTACGGATTTGAGGAAATTCCGGATGATACAGATACAGGCGTTGATGAAGAAGGAAAGAAGTACGCAATACGCAAAAAGAAAATATACGGAAATACACAGCGTATCGAAGCAATATCCAAATTCATTGTTGAACGCTTACTTTCATCAGTTTACCCCAATATCAGAGGTACAGCAAAAGCAATGCTTGCTGTTTCTTCCATTCCTGCTGCAATAAAGTATAAAGGCTTTATTGATAAATATTTTGCTGAATTAGTAAAGGACAAGAAATATGAGCGATTTGTTGACGCTCCGATATATATCGTCTATTCAGAGAGCCAGGAACACAGAAGTGCTAATGGTTTAAATGGAGGAATCAATGAAGAAAAAGTATTGCAGAACTTCGCCATTAAGAAAAATGGATTAATCATAGTGGTTGACAAGCTGCAAACAGGTTTTGATGAACCCAAGCTTCATACACTTTTTCTTGATAAGGAAATCAAAGGGATTAATGCCATTCAAACAATCTCAAGAGTAAATAGAACTGCTAAATACAAGAATGATTGTAAGATCATCGATTTTTCATATAAAAACGTCAATGTAAAAAATATCAAGGCAGCATTTGAGCATTTTAGCAATGTGGTGGTTTCTGATTTTGACCCATTGGGCGACGAAGAAAAATTGGTGAATGTGCTTAAGGAATTGAATACTCACTCAATTTTTAAAGCCAACTTTCCTTCCTTTAATGCCTATCATACGTCAAAACCTAATATTTCTTTGATTATAGCCATTGAAGATGCAATGGATGATTATATTCGCAATTTTAAGGAGGAAGCCAAGAAATTAAAAGAAAAGATATTAGTCTACTTTAAAATCCTTAATCTTATAGAGTTTGTAATAGAATTAGACCCGAAATACAGCGAAACACTTCTCTTGGATTTCTGGCGTAAATACAACATACTCTATAATCAAATCAATAAAGATTCAGAGATAATAGATGATGTAGAAATATACTTTGACAATCGTATCGGCATCATCGCACCTAAAGAAATAAAGCCTAACAGTACAAAATCCGTAGTTGCAGAACCAGCCGGTGAATATGGTAATAAAAAATACAGATACCACATTCTAAAAGTGATTGAGAAACGAAATCAGGAAGAAGAAGCGATTGCAGAACTCATAGCAGATTTTGAAAGTAAAATTACCTCGTTATTCGAGTTTATTAAGCAAGATGAAAACGGTCAAAGGCTTATTGCGAAGATTAATGACGATGGTACCGCTTTCTCTCAGGATGAAATTTATGCTGACTTCTCAAGAATATACCGAAAATTCACCATTAGAAATAAGGAGTTAGGCGATTTCTTTATTAGGGAAACTAAAGATATTCTAAGTCAGTTGTGTGATGACCTCGAGAGGACCTTGAAGGAAAGCATCTCCAAAAATACAATTACCGAGATTGCTGAAGGTTATATCTACATCTCCACTGATGACTTAATAGCAGCCCAAAACATCTTCGTAAAGTACAGCCATTTTGCAGCGTCATTGGGTTTCGAAATTACTGATGAAGGAACGTTCGAACAAGGTTCATGGATAAAAAAGGGAATTAAAATGGTTCAGAACTTTTTGAAGCGTGAAGAAGTTCAGGAAATT
This genomic window contains:
- a CDS encoding DUF805 domain-containing protein, with product MFKRPFSFDGRIRRLEYGYSYLIYFAIAMVVGITFTVLFTSSDRSKAPGANMALIYLFYIPIGWFLLAQGAKRCHDLGKSGWWQLIPFYFFWLLFQEGEFHENEYGANPKGIDITNPDHFSARSTDSNSPNINPSN
- a CDS encoding DUF805 domain-containing protein, translating into MFKRPFSFDGRIRRLEYGYSAIIHLVAYLIYEYCLIGAGPMIVIIGSVFFIPPTIFILAQGAKRCHDLDRNGWWQVIPFYGIKLLFKEGEPLDNEYGSSPKGINLNEADPFGHFTPETIDTDKNQI
- a CDS encoding DUF805 domain-containing protein, with product MFKNPFTFDGRIRRLEYALSWAIYIAGALIVGILVGVGFVVTGHSEMVESPITEYVVSALCFPLYLFLLAQGAKRCHDLGRNGWYQIIPFYFLVLLFGDGDRYENEYGVNPKYPDPEGQSVLSGDPFGHFGEAKTDKIQVKQPIKEVEPIDQVDGEGIIIPADQKTNQI
- a CDS encoding CBS domain-containing protein; translated protein: MHNDKIKDIATRLEQGQLVDTVSVRTLLSWFWGSKRRGWWVVKIIKETLAEEGIETFPDFSSAYIDSLIQFRKVTINEIKKASKKEEEVGPTSENIADKSFDELLNIDDPTYRISRLEAANKTLIFVKPDSALSEAITQMITYDFSQLPVMQSTKRDLKGVISWRSIGQKLSVGKKSATVRDLMEPTFQLIDSDTSLFKAIPIIIEHDYVLISNKSKEICGIVTASDLSLQFKQLTEPFLLVAEIENHLRQILGRLEKEVLEKGKDERDSERIVASVVDLTFGEYLRLCQNPTIWEQLFLEIDRDIFCKNLEKVKDIRNNIMHFDPDGLEDENVEVLRNFVRLLQTLRSLQVF
- a CDS encoding abortive infection system antitoxin AbiGi family protein; its protein translation is MALSANSLIHYTSELDNLLGIISSSGFRYSYCEEKVITRGNKSFSAAIAMVSFCDIPLSDYKKHFYNKRNSGDLGYYGDYGIGLSKKWANRNGLNSIFYIEYKSFVGTAIRKDFKNFINGNRFIDHAVPPQVFLYCKNYQGELFRKEASVIKEYRFYDEREWRLVPDNKMLNYQPPVIDISNYRKEKATYNARISANLLSFELEDISYIIVREESEVPLIYSKLQNVFHKDLIDLIAIRVLTSEQIISDF
- a CDS encoding class I SAM-dependent DNA methyltransferase yields the protein MSINILKYESDVWRTADLLIGAGIKQSDFPKYMMPYFALLMVESRLIREANRLAEEIGKESIEDFVEEFQLAGLGYNDYIIRKGKSLKDICKNDKAFDSDFHLYLKSFDPETKYLLGVDKGTEDEKFLDISGISGQLKKKRILFETVQAWSEIDLTPFNNSEITTLEEHIKRKWADISAETAGEQYTPDDIISLISDLIASKIEDNGKFLTIYDPTCGGGNLLFGVEDKIKEKFKRPTKTFGEDWSDSLYALAKIESRFRADSEIKYGNTLTNISFIEKRFDIVVANPPYGVDWKGYQKDIQNDTTERFVALPSISDGQFLFTQHILYQLANDGFSVVVHNGSTLFSGDAGSGESTIRKHFFDNDWVEGIVQMPTDEFFNTGIYTYLWIFNKNKPVERKDKVILINASELYEGLKKSKGKKRKQMNLDNRTEIVKAFTDFKENEFCKVFDKWHFYYNRQSILLTNVDINGKFIEMPVKETKEGEKVEAKSIKLDPVKITITDETGTVTFTDFEITEFDKTKYPSLDAKFNEEIKPNIAAIDYKEQNAKLFTKKAIYWYDEDKETIIEEANGKKTELGCGKIIIKATFKKATKTKEACVTISVEITKDMEKDYEIIPYSPIENENQQTIVNFMTKYVTKPFKYVDNVVGVEINFNKVFYIPEKLREVYTIDADLEALENDLTNLEKELAL
- a CDS encoding restriction endonuclease subunit S, whose product is MMKHNSYRDSELDWLSKVPSTWQVLRVKDITIKIGSGVTPKGGSEVYVDSGIPLLRSQNVYDDGLRIDDVSFIDEETHHKMKNSQLKPFDILINITGASIGRSCIVPDSLPTANINQHIIYIRMKKSLVPYVSYYFKSNALKEYINLIQAGSSKEALNMGQTLSTPILLPSQAEQTAIAEYLDTKTQAIDKKVSLLEKKIGYYQELRKSLINKTVTQGLDKNVKLKDSGIDWIGQIPEHWEVKRFKSFAKTIKGKNLNTSDFHFDNALPLLSLEYLRNESVKFDTFAYSADKSIKATKKDLIIVWDGAAVGEILKAKEGYISSTIAKIKFQREVSSRFFYFLRDTLDYTLKQIPTGMGIPHLNPTVLNNFPCPAPPLAEQILIAEFLEKKIGLIEKIITNIQYQATALKELRKTLINDVVTGKIKVIKD
- a CDS encoding DEAD/DEAH box helicase family protein; protein product: MKELDLQDKYLINFLCERPDGLLYKEAKANTVSPNFFIIEDLKYFISETELNKANYKKLLKKFSSEKDLLNAFALFLDEKVKSSMNMAIFINTNKSVTFEGIKLHLFYPSGSEFEEDKLFDQNVFSVVQEMPYTFKYEGKQYFSFRPDLSFFLNGIYLGYSELKSNWTNQTATKNGRRKVSNDYLNAVQEYLTIADKNDLSLSIRKDFLKIFEKAIHITSTDISETYVIRNISNQFDEIKTTVINGSYDFEQYEKKILKDFKPYPLRNKEASKTQRFEEVFKALYDKKMIEKEILYYNFIERELIKKEGSRAKEYKHNDGRLISPRPKQKFGTDKVLSKINEFLEHENEPDYFIKKLDSELRAKGIGDNQIKELIAKRQKYQNNKTVYSLLLQYAAGFGKSNIIGWTALQLKDLRKDGLYVYDKVMLVVDRLQLRDQLDSKLHNMNIQKGMFIEASDKKSFITALSSDKRIVVVNLQKFTAVNSIMDEAIVKKLSKLRIAFLIDEIHRSNSGVQHEEMISVFDELQSSFDQSKEYQAQHTKKNLIVGFTATPSDHTLARFGEFNKYAESEKIWIPFDSYTMREAIEDGYILNPIRGIVPVSAKMFFEIPDNDLEGFEGDLGYGFEEIPDDTDTGVDEEGKKYAIRKKKIYGNTQRIEAISKFIVERLLSSVYPNIRGTAKAMLAVSSIPAAIKYKGFIDKYFAELVKDKKYERFVDAPIYIVYSESQEHRSANGLNGGINEEKVLQNFAIKKNGLIIVVDKLQTGFDEPKLHTLFLDKEIKGINAIQTISRVNRTAKYKNDCKIIDFSYKNVNVKNIKAAFEHFSNVVVSDFDPLGDEEKLVNVLKELNTHSIFKANFPSFNAYHTSKPNISLIIAIEDAMDDYIRNFKEEAKKLKEKILVYFKILNLIEFVIELDPKYSETLLLDFWRKYNILYNQINKDSEIIDDVEIYFDNRIGIIAPKEIKPNSTKSVVAEPAGEYGNKKYRYHILKVIEKRNQEEEAIAELIADFESKITSLFEFIKQDENGQRLIAKINDDGTAFSQDEIYADFSRIYRKFTIRNKELGDFFIRETKDILSQLCDDLERTLKESISKNTITEIAEGYIYISTDDLIAAQNIFVKYSHFAASLGFEITDEGTFEQGSWIKKGIKMVQNFLKREEVQEIYQKGKRSLELAHIEKVQAEIDGLKVGAAAQLLESVKGTSNVAVKLGSIVLLKVVTNGQEQTVIFDLSDQQRQNLEKNTFLLNQPQDLLKLLRGNINED